The following are encoded together in the Sphingomicrobium clamense genome:
- a CDS encoding calcium-binding protein, whose translation MLMRIAGELNGDSGSDVILGDMGFFWGGIGVGTSFGSATNLDNPGNWSVDPNPLFGDDTIPHITVHADPAAGTQLYISLNLVQGQVLTVDIDGGWLDLGSSVSTDTIVTIFNAGQVQVAFDDDSPFTDGGEGSITQFTSGTTRDSYLEYTVPTTGLYYIVVGEFSGDNNFEGDEEFLINISLTGQEVGAPDEQIGNTINGGDGNDLIMGVGGNDILRGDAGDDRILGGTGNDIIEGGIGADELFGESGEDSVFGNGGNDILNLGSRADEGFGGGGNDTIFSGSGNDRVNGGSGNDIIIGGTGNDLLIGGPDNDNIRGDSGDDQIIGGTGIDTANFSTSTGPITADLVSGTASGHGSDTLASIENLIGSGFDDDLRGDGEANFIEGRGGEDSIQGRAGNDTISGGSRADEIFGGVGNDTLMGDAGNDRINGGSGNDDIMGGNDNDLLIGGPGDDTITGGAGIDNMIGGSGDDRFVFADGSGNDSIDGFVAGGTVDVLDYSATAYVFADLNIAAQGNNTLIQTPNGDTVLLLGVAPGDLTMADFLFA comes from the coding sequence ATGCTGATGAGAATTGCCGGGGAGTTGAACGGCGATTCAGGCAGTGATGTCATCCTTGGCGATATGGGCTTTTTCTGGGGCGGTATTGGAGTTGGCACCAGCTTTGGTTCCGCAACCAACCTCGACAACCCCGGCAACTGGTCGGTCGATCCCAACCCGTTGTTCGGCGACGACACTATTCCTCACATCACAGTACACGCGGATCCCGCCGCCGGTACCCAGCTCTACATTTCTCTGAACCTTGTCCAGGGCCAGGTCCTGACGGTCGACATCGACGGTGGCTGGCTGGATCTGGGCTCTTCCGTCAGCACCGACACGATCGTCACCATTTTCAATGCCGGGCAGGTTCAAGTCGCGTTTGATGACGACTCGCCTTTCACTGACGGTGGGGAAGGTTCGATTACGCAGTTCACGTCCGGCACGACGCGAGACTCGTACCTAGAGTACACTGTGCCGACCACTGGTCTCTATTATATCGTGGTCGGGGAGTTCAGCGGCGACAATAATTTCGAAGGCGACGAAGAGTTCCTGATCAACATCTCGTTGACGGGACAAGAAGTCGGCGCCCCAGATGAGCAGATCGGGAACACGATCAACGGCGGCGACGGAAACGATCTCATTATGGGGGTCGGCGGCAACGATATCCTTCGCGGCGATGCTGGCGACGACCGTATTCTCGGTGGCACCGGGAACGACATCATCGAAGGCGGAATCGGCGCCGACGAGCTGTTCGGTGAATCCGGCGAGGACTCGGTCTTCGGCAATGGCGGGAACGACATCCTCAACCTCGGATCTCGCGCCGACGAAGGCTTTGGCGGTGGCGGCAACGACACCATCTTTTCGGGTTCGGGCAACGACCGCGTCAATGGCGGGTCGGGCAACGACATCATTATCGGCGGAACAGGCAACGACCTGCTGATCGGCGGTCCCGACAACGACAATATTCGCGGCGATAGCGGTGACGACCAGATCATTGGCGGCACCGGAATTGACACGGCCAACTTCTCGACCTCAACAGGGCCGATCACTGCCGATCTTGTCTCCGGCACCGCATCGGGTCACGGGAGCGACACGCTCGCGTCCATCGAAAATCTCATCGGCTCCGGCTTTGACGACGATTTACGCGGCGATGGAGAAGCCAACTTCATCGAGGGGCGAGGCGGCGAAGATTCAATCCAGGGCCGCGCCGGTAACGACACGATTTCGGGCGGCTCGCGCGCCGACGAAATCTTTGGTGGCGTTGGAAACGACACACTCATGGGCGACGCAGGCAATGACCGTATCAACGGCGGATCGGGCAACGACGACATCATGGGAGGAAACGACAATGACCTTCTCATCGGCGGTCCTGGGGATGACACAATCACTGGCGGGGCGGGCATCGATAATATGATCGGCGGCAGTGGTGACGATCGATTCGTGTTCGCCGATGGATCTGGCAATGATTCGATTGACGGCTTTGTGGCCGGAGGCACAGTTGACGTGCTCGATTACAGCGCGACCGCCTATGTCTTCGCGGACCTCAACATCGCGGCCCAGGGCAACAACACTCTGATCCAGACGCCGAATGGCGACACGGTCCTCTTGCTGGGTGTGGCGCCCGGAGATTTGACGATGGCCGACTTCTTATTCGCCTAG
- a CDS encoding carboxypeptidase-like regulatory domain-containing protein, protein MIGKWTKALLALLALGAGGAATSASDSPVTDRWIADPEEQYLLDVRLRANRVGDGVRAYPTPEGACIVFGDFLTTLDVPLKIDLEAQRASGWAFTEDNVVDIDRTTATANANGNRKSIAITDIREVPEGWCIDTSALADWFGLEVEANMSGAVLRLESEAKLPVELAAERRKRAEKLANRASFDIESLPQVKLPYRMWRTPALDVVVSAGAAYSANGGVEIDRSAAIYASGEFAKMSFDARIASQDRGIGESVRLRAYRSDPGGDMLGPLGATHFEVGDLVHGSNGVGTSLGNGRGALITNRPLRRLANFDKVSFEGELPAGWDAELYRNGQLLAFATTTPDGRYRFEDIELQYGENDVEIVLYGPQGQVRTRQESVLVGDQQIPPGKTWYFASASQPDRGLLSFGDEGDPLVDAQATVAFDHGIDQKTSAGILAQTLLMQDETVSWVEGTVRRTIGPALVEVSGLYNTRGGYGVRGRAIGEIGNVSVGLSSTINRGPTIDDRQQTLRGDHSISASVPIKLGERSIPLTARARLQEFADGTSTLSAGGRFSLGIGRMNVGTEIDYQRSGMGRPGAAPRDNVEARLVAAGRMGPVRLQGTSEFDLYDLRLERAGVSAYWSGGDNVDWDAGLAFEPRINRFRARVSHVRRFEVASVALTAEAASDGSFAAGINLAFSLDTPNGNFRPTSKTLARNGSVRARIFRDDNDNGIRDADEPYQAGVALAAGRQVSDDVTDENGMIVLAGLPTHVPVAIGIDHDSLGDPSLTPKDALRVMVPRPGVVGEIDIPLVGAGMVEGTLVNQSGPVEGLELVLMDRNGQTVARTRSDFDGYFLFEGVPYGNYRIALGAETAEVLMVKAALDVPAMVGPDRPYMRVGTIALTPDTGKIAQARAPPLMASLSSEPTTPSGDEIEVAETGMSVSAAASLDTAAIVDVLVGGGY, encoded by the coding sequence ATGATCGGCAAATGGACCAAGGCGCTGCTTGCGCTGCTGGCCCTCGGGGCCGGCGGTGCAGCCACGTCCGCGTCCGACAGCCCGGTCACCGATCGCTGGATTGCCGATCCGGAAGAACAATATCTGCTCGACGTGCGCCTACGCGCCAACCGCGTCGGCGACGGCGTGCGCGCCTATCCGACCCCCGAGGGCGCCTGCATCGTCTTCGGCGACTTTCTCACGACGCTCGACGTGCCGCTCAAGATCGATCTCGAGGCGCAGCGGGCAAGCGGATGGGCGTTCACCGAAGACAATGTGGTCGATATCGACCGCACGACCGCGACAGCCAACGCCAATGGCAATCGCAAATCAATTGCAATAACCGATATCCGCGAAGTGCCCGAGGGCTGGTGCATCGACACGAGCGCGCTGGCCGATTGGTTTGGCCTAGAGGTCGAAGCTAATATGAGCGGCGCGGTGCTGCGGCTGGAATCGGAAGCCAAGCTGCCGGTCGAACTGGCCGCCGAACGCCGCAAACGCGCCGAAAAGCTCGCCAATCGCGCCAGTTTCGACATCGAATCGCTGCCGCAGGTCAAACTGCCCTACCGCATGTGGCGCACCCCCGCGCTCGACGTGGTGGTCAGCGCGGGCGCGGCCTATTCGGCCAATGGCGGGGTCGAAATCGACCGCTCGGCGGCAATCTATGCCTCGGGCGAGTTCGCCAAGATGAGTTTCGACGCGCGCATTGCCAGCCAGGATCGCGGCATCGGCGAGAGCGTACGGCTGCGCGCCTACCGCTCGGACCCCGGCGGCGACATGCTCGGTCCGCTGGGCGCGACCCATTTCGAGGTTGGCGACCTGGTGCACGGGTCGAACGGGGTCGGTACCTCGCTCGGCAATGGCCGCGGCGCGCTGATCACCAATCGTCCGCTCCGCCGGCTGGCGAATTTCGACAAGGTCAGTTTCGAGGGCGAACTTCCCGCCGGATGGGATGCAGAACTTTACCGCAACGGCCAGCTGCTCGCCTTTGCGACGACGACGCCCGACGGGCGCTACCGCTTCGAGGACATCGAGCTGCAATATGGCGAGAATGACGTCGAGATCGTGCTTTACGGTCCGCAGGGGCAAGTGCGCACGCGGCAGGAAAGCGTGCTCGTCGGCGACCAGCAGATCCCGCCGGGCAAGACCTGGTATTTCGCCAGCGCGTCGCAGCCCGACCGAGGACTATTGAGTTTCGGCGACGAGGGTGATCCGCTGGTCGATGCCCAGGCCACGGTCGCATTCGATCACGGCATCGACCAGAAGACCAGCGCGGGCATCCTCGCCCAAACGCTGCTGATGCAGGACGAGACGGTCAGCTGGGTCGAAGGGACGGTTCGCCGCACCATCGGCCCCGCGCTGGTGGAGGTTTCGGGTCTATACAACACCCGCGGCGGCTATGGCGTGCGCGGGCGTGCGATTGGCGAGATCGGCAACGTCTCGGTCGGCCTGTCGAGCACGATCAACCGCGGCCCGACCATCGACGACCGCCAGCAGACGCTTCGCGGCGATCACAGCATTTCGGCTTCGGTCCCGATCAAGCTGGGCGAACGGTCGATCCCGCTCACCGCGCGCGCCCGGCTCCAGGAATTTGCCGACGGCACCAGTACGCTGAGCGCGGGCGGCCGCTTCTCGCTCGGCATCGGGCGTATGAACGTCGGCACCGAAATCGACTACCAGCGGTCGGGCATGGGGCGACCCGGGGCGGCGCCACGCGACAATGTGGAGGCTCGCCTCGTTGCTGCGGGCCGGATGGGACCGGTACGCCTGCAGGGCACGAGCGAATTCGATCTCTACGACTTGCGGCTCGAGCGCGCAGGTGTCAGCGCCTATTGGTCGGGCGGCGACAATGTCGACTGGGACGCGGGGCTCGCGTTCGAGCCGCGCATCAACAGGTTTCGCGCACGCGTCAGCCATGTCCGCCGCTTCGAAGTTGCGTCGGTCGCGCTGACCGCCGAGGCGGCGAGCGACGGCAGCTTCGCTGCGGGGATCAACCTCGCCTTCTCGCTCGATACGCCCAACGGAAATTTCCGCCCGACGTCGAAAACGCTTGCGCGCAACGGCTCGGTCCGCGCGCGCATCTTCCGCGACGATAACGACAATGGCATTCGTGATGCCGACGAGCCTTATCAGGCGGGCGTGGCGTTGGCGGCTGGCCGCCAGGTGAGCGACGATGTCACCGACGAAAACGGCATGATCGTGCTCGCGGGTCTGCCCACCCATGTCCCGGTAGCGATCGGCATCGACCATGACAGTCTCGGCGATCCGTCGCTGACGCCCAAGGACGCCCTGCGCGTCATGGTCCCGCGTCCGGGAGTGGTCGGCGAGATCGACATTCCGCTGGTGGGTGCCGGAATGGTGGAAGGGACTCTCGTCAATCAATCCGGGCCCGTCGAGGGGCTCGAGCTCGTCCTCATGGATCGTAACGGCCAGACCGTCGCGCGGACCCGGAGCGATTTCGACGGCTACTTCCTGTTCGAAGGCGTCCCGTACGGCAATTATCGCATCGCGCTGGGCGCGGAGACGGCCGAAGTTCTGATGGTCAAGGCGGCGCTCGACGTGCCGGCGATGGTCGGGCCCGATCGGCCCTATATGCGGGTCGGCACGATCGCGCTGACCCCCGACACCGGCAAGATCGCCCAGGCGCGCGCGCCGCCGCTCATGGCGAGCCTGTCGAGTGAGCCGACGACGCCTTCGGGCGACGAGATCGAGGTCGCGGAGACCGGAATGTCGGTATCGGCCGCGGCATCATTGGATACGGCTGCGATCGTCGATGTGCTCGTCGGTGGGGGCTACTGA
- a CDS encoding fimbrial biogenesis chaperone, with amino-acid sequence MTKIFRSMIAAGALACSLSLTGATATAGVGDLLVAPTRIILTNGRGTQVMLNNIGDDEATYRISAELRRMTPEGKLEDVATPSEAERMAQEMVFFAPRRVTLAPNQPQAVRIAARAPQGLPDGEYRVHLLFRAVPKPRAVEDRGSGEGLSFKLIPVYGVTIPVIVRFGQLEVQAGISGARLDTNGDKAILVDITRRGDRSVYGNLEVTKPGEEQPIAEIRGIALYTEVAKRTIRIPVRGDYAGSLSGPVRITYRANNNDGGGVIASADTVLQ; translated from the coding sequence ATGACCAAGATTTTCCGTTCCATGATCGCCGCCGGCGCGCTTGCGTGCAGCCTCTCGCTGACCGGCGCCACCGCGACCGCAGGCGTTGGCGATCTGCTCGTCGCGCCGACGCGGATCATCCTCACCAACGGTCGCGGGACCCAGGTGATGCTCAACAATATCGGCGATGACGAGGCGACCTATCGTATCTCGGCCGAATTGCGCCGCATGACGCCCGAAGGGAAGCTGGAAGACGTCGCAACGCCCAGCGAGGCCGAGCGCATGGCGCAGGAAATGGTGTTCTTCGCGCCGCGCCGCGTGACCCTAGCGCCCAACCAGCCGCAGGCGGTGCGTATTGCCGCTCGCGCGCCCCAGGGGCTTCCCGACGGCGAATATCGCGTCCACCTGCTGTTTCGCGCGGTTCCCAAGCCGCGCGCGGTCGAGGATCGCGGCTCCGGCGAAGGCCTCTCGTTCAAGCTGATCCCGGTCTACGGCGTGACGATCCCGGTGATCGTGCGCTTCGGCCAGCTCGAAGTGCAGGCGGGCATTTCGGGCGCGCGCCTCGACACAAATGGCGACAAGGCGATCCTGGTCGACATCACGCGCCGGGGCGATCGCTCGGTCTACGGCAATCTCGAGGTCACCAAGCCCGGCGAGGAGCAACCGATCGCGGAAATCCGCGGAATTGCGCTCTATACCGAGGTTGCGAAGCGCACCATCCGCATCCCCGTTCGCGGCGATTATGCCGGGTCGCTGAGCGGTCCGGTCCGGATCACCTACCGCGCAAACAATAATGACGGCGGCGGTGTGATCGCCTCGGCCGACACGGTCCTGCAGTAG
- a CDS encoding DUF4402 domain-containing protein: MKTLTKLAAIVAATAVATPAFAAPVSDSNGSARVNIVRGLSLTSTGDIDFGTIVLPGSGTGAVSSTIAIDSAGDVTATCGTGFTCSLATGDTSTFESYDLTGTRNVNVNITIPNEALIYVDGNTANPSLTVTLDPSLTGGVSGASSTVYTETLPNSGAAGSAAAFNFTIGGSITVPDNQADGAYTGTFQVSADYE; this comes from the coding sequence ATGAAGACTCTTACCAAACTCGCCGCGATCGTTGCGGCTACCGCTGTTGCGACGCCGGCCTTCGCCGCGCCCGTCAGCGATTCGAACGGCAGCGCGCGCGTCAACATCGTTCGCGGCCTGTCGCTCACCAGCACCGGCGACATCGACTTCGGCACCATCGTGCTGCCGGGTTCGGGTACGGGCGCTGTCAGCTCGACCATCGCGATCGATTCGGCCGGTGACGTGACCGCGACCTGCGGTACGGGCTTCACCTGCTCGCTCGCCACGGGTGACACGTCGACCTTCGAATCGTACGACCTGACGGGTACGCGCAACGTCAACGTCAACATCACGATCCCGAACGAAGCGCTGATCTACGTTGACGGCAACACCGCCAACCCGTCGCTCACCGTCACGCTCGATCCGAGCCTGACTGGTGGTGTCTCCGGCGCGTCGAGCACCGTCTACACCGAAACGCTGCCCAACTCGGGCGCCGCGGGTTCGGCTGCCGCGTTCAACTTCACCATCGGTGGGTCGATCACGGTTCCGGACAATCAGGCCGACGGCGCCTACACGGGCACCTTCCAGGTCAGCGCCGACTACGAATAA
- a CDS encoding DUF4402 domain-containing protein → MNGVKAVFVALVGVILATVALPAAASAQCRLCETPTYSASSETQSDDVIGLEIEAGLDFDQLVVLGVGSGSAEIGTDGSRFAEGAVTAISSRAMVGMVTVRGEPGRRLDVQLPERITLYSTNGDRIVLEAIRHDLPESPRLDDYGRIEFRFGGRLLIDGGLEGDFRGDIAISVEYL, encoded by the coding sequence ATGAATGGCGTGAAAGCCGTCTTTGTCGCCCTCGTGGGCGTGATCTTGGCGACCGTGGCCCTGCCGGCTGCGGCGAGCGCGCAGTGCCGCCTGTGCGAGACGCCGACCTATAGCGCATCGAGCGAAACCCAGTCCGACGACGTGATCGGGCTGGAGATCGAGGCAGGCCTCGACTTCGACCAGCTCGTGGTTTTGGGCGTCGGCAGCGGCAGCGCCGAAATCGGTACCGACGGAAGCCGCTTTGCAGAGGGCGCGGTGACTGCGATCAGCTCGCGCGCGATGGTCGGGATGGTCACCGTGCGCGGCGAACCCGGTCGCCGGCTGGACGTGCAACTGCCCGAGCGAATCACGCTTTATTCGACCAATGGCGACCGCATCGTGCTCGAGGCGATCCGGCACGACCTGCCCGAATCGCCGCGGCTCGACGATTATGGGCGCATCGAGTTCCGATTCGGCGGGCGGCTGTTGATCGATGGCGGGCTGGAAGGCGACTTCCGCGGCGACATCGCCATTTCGGTCGAATATCTTTAA
- the msrB gene encoding peptide-methionine (R)-S-oxide reductase MsrB, which yields MTDKKRTDAEWRSTLSSEQYRILRQAGTEPPGSGELNHEKRDGEYRCAGCGTKLFDSNAKYDSGSGWPSFTDAADGDAVSEHADQSHGMTRVEIRCSACEGHLGHVFPDGPGPSGLRYCVNSASLDFMPEDDD from the coding sequence ATGACCGATAAGAAACGCACCGACGCCGAGTGGCGCTCCACCCTGTCATCCGAACAATATCGCATCCTGCGACAGGCGGGGACCGAGCCGCCCGGATCGGGCGAACTCAACCATGAAAAGCGCGACGGCGAATATCGCTGCGCCGGGTGCGGCACCAAATTGTTCGACAGCAATGCCAAATATGACAGCGGCTCGGGCTGGCCCAGCTTTACCGATGCCGCCGATGGCGACGCGGTCAGCGAACATGCCGACCAGAGCCACGGTATGACCCGCGTGGAAATCCGCTGTTCAGCTTGCGAAGGGCATTTAGGGCATGTTTTCCCCGACGGCCCCGGCCCGAGCGGTCTGCGCTACTGCGTCAATTCCGCTTCGCTCGACTTCATGCCCGAGGATGACGACTGA
- a CDS encoding transglycosylase domain-containing protein, with protein sequence MTKKEQLKRWSWRIFKWGLALAAVAFLALAIAVGIAMQSLPSYQELTKRSDLGQTVRMRAEDGTILVSMGPSFGRWLTYDEIPEEMKTAMISVEDRRFRSHPGVDPIGIMRGIKVSLQTGDGVRGVSTISQQLARNIFLHNRRELDRKVREGILALALERKFTKDQILELYLNRVYFGGGAYGIDAASRTFFGHSATEMDLGEAVIVAGLVKAPSRYSPTADVDAARGRASVVLGLMVDQGKISPAEAAAVDPATIRLEKRTGGNSARYFTDWALPQLDTLIDDTNEPIDVWTTLDVSMQDAADAAVNAHAPAGAQGALVAIDRDGAVRAMVGGKDYVESIYNRATVAKRQPGSAFKLFVYLTALENGYRPSDIVVDEPVEIDGWAPRNSNRQFLGEVTVREAFARSINTVSAQFGAQFGFSTIAAMAQRFGISDDISTYPAMVLGTSEVRLIDMTRAFAAVSNGGISVPPYAITKVETAEGRTLYQRQPGPERVLVAPWVAQEMTDLLQSAVQYGTGRAANIGRPVAGKTGTTSSNKDGYFVGFSSGLTTGVWYGRDDAGRVAGLSGGAAPARAFRDFMVRAVANRPVEQFDVGGPPEEWLLEPDEEVWFGTEPLIGPDGEIIGSPYDPLAPSVEVPDLEEDPSWLDDVLRRERQPSAPPIPPDPGQADPRQPAPGRVEPDRPPPGSDPRVVRVQPRQPTRSADQPDPLAPQPQ encoded by the coding sequence ATGACCAAGAAAGAGCAGCTGAAGCGCTGGAGCTGGCGCATCTTCAAATGGGGCCTGGCGCTCGCGGCCGTGGCCTTTCTCGCGCTCGCGATCGCCGTCGGCATCGCGATGCAGTCGCTGCCTTCCTACCAGGAACTGACCAAGCGCTCGGATCTCGGCCAGACGGTCCGCATGCGCGCCGAGGACGGGACGATCCTCGTTTCCATGGGTCCCAGCTTCGGTCGCTGGCTGACCTATGACGAGATCCCCGAAGAGATGAAGACGGCGATGATCTCGGTCGAGGATCGCCGTTTCCGCTCGCACCCCGGGGTCGATCCCATCGGCATCATGCGCGGCATCAAGGTCTCGCTCCAGACGGGCGATGGCGTTCGCGGCGTGTCGACCATCTCGCAACAGCTCGCGCGCAACATCTTCCTGCACAACCGCCGCGAGCTCGACCGCAAGGTCCGAGAGGGCATCCTCGCGCTTGCGCTCGAACGCAAGTTCACCAAGGACCAGATCCTCGAACTCTATCTCAACCGAGTCTATTTCGGCGGTGGTGCCTACGGCATCGATGCGGCCAGCCGGACCTTCTTCGGGCACAGCGCGACCGAGATGGACCTTGGCGAAGCCGTTATTGTCGCCGGATTGGTGAAGGCACCCTCGCGCTACTCGCCGACGGCCGATGTCGACGCCGCGCGTGGGCGTGCCAGCGTCGTTCTCGGTCTGATGGTCGACCAGGGGAAGATCTCGCCCGCCGAGGCCGCGGCGGTCGATCCCGCCACCATCCGCCTCGAAAAGCGTACCGGCGGCAACAGCGCCCGCTACTTCACCGACTGGGCCTTGCCGCAGCTCGACACGCTGATCGACGACACCAACGAGCCGATCGACGTGTGGACCACGCTCGACGTATCGATGCAGGACGCCGCCGACGCCGCGGTCAACGCGCATGCACCCGCCGGCGCGCAGGGTGCGCTGGTTGCCATCGACCGCGACGGCGCGGTCCGCGCGATGGTCGGCGGCAAGGACTATGTCGAATCGATCTACAACCGCGCCACCGTCGCCAAGCGCCAGCCGGGCTCGGCCTTCAAGCTCTTCGTCTACCTCACCGCGCTCGAGAATGGGTATCGACCCTCCGACATCGTCGTCGACGAACCGGTCGAAATCGATGGCTGGGCACCGCGCAACTCCAACCGCCAGTTCTTGGGCGAAGTCACGGTGCGCGAGGCCTTCGCCCGCTCGATCAACACGGTCAGTGCGCAATTCGGGGCGCAATTCGGGTTCAGCACCATCGCTGCCATGGCGCAGCGCTTCGGCATTTCCGACGATATCTCGACCTATCCGGCGATGGTGCTCGGCACGTCCGAGGTCCGCCTGATCGACATGACGCGCGCCTTTGCCGCCGTCTCCAATGGCGGCATTTCGGTGCCGCCTTATGCCATCACCAAGGTCGAAACCGCCGAAGGGCGCACGCTCTACCAGCGCCAGCCGGGGCCCGAGCGCGTGCTCGTCGCGCCGTGGGTCGCGCAGGAAATGACCGACCTGCTCCAATCCGCAGTCCAGTACGGTACCGGCCGTGCCGCCAATATCGGACGCCCGGTTGCCGGCAAGACCGGCACCACCAGCTCGAACAAGGACGGCTATTTCGTCGGCTTCTCGTCGGGCCTGACAACCGGTGTCTGGTACGGCCGCGATGATGCCGGACGTGTTGCGGGCCTTTCGGGCGGCGCTGCACCCGCGCGCGCATTCCGCGACTTCATGGTCCGTGCGGTCGCGAACCGACCGGTCGAGCAATTCGACGTCGGTGGTCCGCCCGAGGAATGGCTGCTCGAACCCGACGAAGAAGTATGGTTCGGGACCGAACCGCTGATCGGACCCGATGGCGAAATCATCGGCAGCCCCTACGACCCGCTCGCCCCGAGCGTCGAGGTGCCCGATCTCGAAGAAGATCCCAGCTGGCTCGACGACGTGCTGCGGCGCGAGCGACAGCCTTCGGCACCTCCGATCCCGCCCGATCCCGGACAGGCCGATCCGCGTCAGCCCGCCCCGGGCAGGGTCGAGCCCGACCGGCCCCCGCCGGGCAGCGACCCGCGGGTCGTGCGTGTCCAGCCACGCCAGCCGACGCGTTCAGCCGACCAGCCGGACCCGCTCGCTCCACAGCCGCAATAG
- a CDS encoding M48 family metallopeptidase — protein sequence MLRTRSEPRLTLPGGGEVAIDLRPHPRAKRWSLRYDIQTDRVKLTCPKRASKRAALQWAQTKAEWVEKQRAKRAQAVSLSHGATIPFRGGDVQLVHDPEAPRTVRLEGQTLIAGGPADAFPSRVLRWLKQDAKRLLEAESRAVAARAGVEIAKVGVGDARTRWGTCSSEGSLRYSWRLILMPDAVWRYVVAHEVAHRRHMDHGPDFRALEAELFDGDVAEAKALLRLWSERVRLVG from the coding sequence TTGCTCCGGACCCGCTCTGAGCCGCGCCTGACACTGCCGGGCGGGGGCGAGGTCGCGATCGACCTTCGTCCGCATCCGCGCGCCAAACGCTGGTCGCTGCGCTACGACATCCAGACCGACCGGGTGAAGCTGACCTGTCCCAAGCGCGCCAGCAAGCGCGCGGCGCTGCAATGGGCGCAGACCAAGGCGGAGTGGGTCGAGAAACAACGCGCCAAGCGGGCGCAGGCGGTTTCACTATCTCACGGAGCGACGATTCCGTTTCGCGGCGGAGACGTGCAGCTTGTGCATGATCCCGAGGCGCCGCGCACGGTTCGACTTGAGGGGCAAACGCTCATCGCAGGCGGACCGGCCGACGCCTTTCCTTCGCGCGTGCTGCGCTGGCTCAAACAGGACGCGAAGCGTCTGTTGGAGGCCGAGAGTCGCGCGGTGGCGGCGCGGGCAGGCGTCGAGATCGCGAAGGTCGGGGTCGGCGATGCGCGAACACGCTGGGGAACTTGTTCGAGCGAAGGGTCGCTGCGCTATAGCTGGCGGCTGATCCTGATGCCCGATGCCGTGTGGCGCTACGTCGTCGCGCACGAGGTCGCGCACCGGCGCCACATGGACCACGGTCCCGACTTTCGCGCGCTCGAGGCCGAGCTGTTCGACGGCGATGTCGCCGAGGCGAAGGCCCTATTGCGGCTGTGGAGCGAGCGGGTCCGGCTGGTCGGCTGA
- a CDS encoding YcgN family cysteine cluster protein has product MNSKKPFWEKPLDQLDAGEWEALCDGCGRCCLHKAEDADTRHIYGTNIACRLLDRETARCTDYPNRKRHVPDCLQLTQAKVGEVTWLPDSCAYRLRHEGHPLPEWHYLVCGDPEAVHAAGASIRGWTVAEEDAGDIEDHLAPDPL; this is encoded by the coding sequence ATGAATAGCAAAAAACCCTTCTGGGAAAAGCCCTTGGATCAGCTCGACGCCGGCGAGTGGGAAGCGCTGTGCGACGGGTGCGGGCGGTGCTGCCTGCACAAGGCCGAGGATGCCGACACCAGGCATATTTACGGCACCAATATCGCGTGCCGGCTGCTCGATCGCGAGACCGCGCGATGCACCGACTATCCCAACCGTAAACGGCACGTTCCCGACTGCCTGCAACTGACGCAGGCCAAGGTTGGCGAAGTCACCTGGCTGCCCGACAGTTGCGCCTATCGCCTCCGCCACGAAGGCCACCCGCTCCCCGAATGGCACTATCTCGTCTGCGGCGACCCCGAGGCCGTCCACGCGGCCGGGGCCTCGATCCGCGGCTGGACCGTTGCCGAAGAGGATGCCGGCGATATCGAGGACCATCTTGCTCCGGACCCGCTCTGA
- a CDS encoding ankyrin repeat domain-containing protein — translation MTRLLLLLAVMMGVATTASAQLSGYGSEAEQFLSDVRDFNAEKAMGALRRPGNNLVNYRGRAGDAALHIAVMGKKMSWVDSLVGFNADVNIRNADGDTPLILAVKTGQFDIASRLLGFGADPNIANRRGETPAILAVLGRHELILEAILRDGGNPDIKDRNAGLSARDYAARDRRNPRLLELIESTEAQDKLEFGPVIR, via the coding sequence GTGACCAGACTGCTCCTTTTGCTTGCCGTCATGATGGGCGTGGCAACAACCGCCTCAGCGCAATTGTCGGGCTATGGATCGGAAGCCGAACAGTTTCTCAGCGACGTTCGCGACTTCAATGCCGAAAAGGCGATGGGCGCGCTTCGTCGCCCCGGCAACAACCTGGTCAATTATCGCGGTCGCGCGGGCGATGCGGCGCTCCATATCGCGGTCATGGGCAAGAAGATGAGCTGGGTCGATTCGCTGGTCGGCTTCAACGCCGACGTCAATATTCGCAACGCCGATGGCGACACGCCGCTCATCCTCGCCGTGAAGACCGGACAGTTCGACATTGCCAGCCGCCTGCTCGGCTTCGGTGCCGATCCCAATATCGCCAACCGCCGCGGCGAAACACCGGCGATCCTGGCGGTACTCGGCCGCCACGAACTGATTCTCGAAGCGATCCTTCGCGATGGTGGCAATCCGGACATCAAGGACCGCAACGCCGGTCTGTCGGCCCGAGACTATGCCGCCCGCGATCGCCGCAATCCGCGCCTGCTCGAACTGATCGAATCGACCGAGGCGCAAGACAAGCTCGAGTTCGGGCCCGTCATCCGCTAG